Proteins encoded by one window of Halomonas chromatireducens:
- the truA gene encoding tRNA pseudouridine(38-40) synthase TruA has translation MTLFRRLDERTPLSGRLALGVEYDGSAYCGWQRLKNAPSVQAELERALAKVASQPVTVHSSGRTDSGVHATRQIVHFDPPVPRSQKAWVFGVNANLSRDIAVRWVREVPDDFHARFKALARRYRYIILNQPSRPVLERANVTWCRDPLDAEAMHRAAQALVGEHDFSSFRAAGCQSKTPWRKVHFIEVHRHGPLVVVDVQGNAFLHHMVRNIVGALVTVGRGDRDDDYLAELMALKDRSLSDVTAPACGLHFVDSLYDDVWELPREPLGPNLLAFLGEWTGERALPDCPMVQFRRGRPVTEATLEEAALEKATLEEGSFRQ, from the coding sequence ATGACCCTCTTTCGACGTCTCGACGAACGAACCCCCCTCAGCGGCCGCCTGGCCCTGGGGGTGGAATATGACGGTAGCGCCTACTGCGGTTGGCAGCGCCTCAAGAATGCTCCCTCGGTGCAGGCCGAACTGGAGCGGGCGCTGGCGAAGGTGGCCAGCCAGCCGGTAACGGTACACTCCAGTGGCCGCACTGACTCCGGCGTACATGCCACCCGCCAGATCGTTCACTTCGACCCGCCGGTACCGCGCTCCCAGAAAGCGTGGGTGTTTGGCGTGAATGCCAACCTGTCGCGGGACATTGCGGTGCGCTGGGTGCGTGAAGTGCCCGATGACTTTCATGCGCGCTTCAAGGCACTGGCGCGGCGTTACCGCTACATCATCCTCAATCAGCCTAGTCGGCCGGTACTCGAAAGGGCCAACGTCACTTGGTGTCGCGACCCGCTGGACGCCGAGGCGATGCATCGCGCGGCCCAGGCGCTGGTGGGTGAGCATGACTTCTCCAGTTTCAGGGCGGCGGGCTGCCAATCCAAGACGCCGTGGCGCAAGGTGCATTTCATCGAGGTGCATCGGCATGGTCCCCTGGTGGTCGTCGACGTCCAGGGCAACGCCTTTCTCCACCATATGGTTCGTAATATTGTTGGCGCCCTGGTCACGGTGGGGCGCGGAGACCGCGATGACGACTACCTGGCGGAGCTGATGGCACTCAAGGACCGTTCGCTCTCCGACGTTACGGCCCCGGCCTGTGGCCTGCACTTCGTCGATTCGCTCTATGACGACGTCTGGGAGCTACCCCGGGAGCCACTGGGGCCCAACCTGCTGGCGTTCCTGGGCGAGTGGACCGGTGAGCGGGCGCTTCCCGACTGCCCCATGGTCCAGTTCCGGCGTGGAAGGCCGGTGACAGAGGCTACGTTGGAAGAGGCTGCTTTGGAAAAGGCTACGTTGGAAGAAGGTAGCTTTCGGCAGTAA
- a CDS encoding asparagine synthetase B family protein encodes MSGICGIIHLNGRPVERNQLEQMAKRAAYRGPNGIDYHLVGPVGLACLSLDVTPDGTGACHLAREDRHGLLFLADARLDNREECAAGSNHFGGKSATDVELMLSTLVQAGEEGPSRLLGDFAYALWDGRHRRLHLARDAMGLRPLYYRVEENRILFASEAQQILSVPGVPRSLNERAVAWHLCCMQTPPGEVFYSGIDEVRPAEEVVIDASAVKRSRIFWQPDPEARIRYRDERDYAAHLRDILTTSVRARLRARDPVGISLSGGVDSTCVASVAGWLRQQGETLPSMRAYSWVFPENLAECDESETIYRIADHFRIPVTEIPAEHTYPFVDDDLNKPHEDDPFFSMFQPFMEMSLAAAGKDRVSTMFYGFRGDVVCGGSVEDVPGVLLGGRFSETRRVLARLARVHGLGRRQAVVRFLLRPLLYDQLKGRYQAVMLPPLFGEVEGEGSEKRVLPAPVRHAESHVSESFLGRVGLPAVEPHYEASRVWPRYAARDRLIHISSPLVARGVGYAERVTARHGIGLADPWSDRRIADFILACPQHLVGNVLASKRMARRAMVGIMPSQAIESIGKVSPESLYIEALRFKAHDKVMDLLTNSRCADLGCIDEVALKARFERFVRGEVPIFDLWPTLSLELWLRRYWA; translated from the coding sequence ATGAGTGGCATATGTGGAATCATCCATCTTAATGGAAGACCGGTCGAGCGAAATCAGCTCGAGCAGATGGCAAAGCGGGCAGCATATCGAGGCCCCAACGGCATTGACTACCATCTCGTGGGTCCGGTGGGGCTTGCCTGCCTCTCGCTCGATGTCACTCCGGATGGCACGGGAGCCTGTCATCTGGCGCGTGAAGACCGCCACGGGCTCCTTTTCCTGGCGGATGCCCGGCTGGACAACCGTGAAGAGTGTGCTGCTGGCTCCAACCACTTCGGCGGCAAGAGTGCAACAGATGTCGAGCTGATGTTAAGCACGCTGGTGCAGGCGGGAGAGGAGGGGCCCTCTCGCCTACTGGGAGACTTTGCCTACGCGCTCTGGGATGGCAGGCATCGACGACTCCACCTGGCCAGAGATGCCATGGGCCTGAGACCGCTCTACTATCGAGTTGAAGAGAACCGCATCCTCTTTGCCAGTGAGGCCCAGCAGATTCTCTCCGTGCCCGGGGTGCCCCGAAGCCTTAACGAGCGGGCTGTCGCCTGGCATCTCTGCTGCATGCAGACGCCCCCGGGCGAGGTTTTCTACTCAGGCATCGATGAAGTCCGCCCCGCCGAGGAGGTGGTCATTGATGCCTCAGCCGTCAAACGCAGCAGGATTTTCTGGCAGCCGGACCCAGAAGCACGAATCCGCTATAGAGACGAGCGCGACTATGCGGCGCACCTGCGAGATATTCTGACGACATCGGTACGCGCCCGCCTGCGGGCTCGTGACCCCGTGGGCATCAGCCTGAGTGGTGGCGTCGACTCCACCTGCGTGGCTTCCGTGGCAGGCTGGCTTCGCCAGCAAGGCGAGACTCTTCCGTCAATGCGTGCCTACAGCTGGGTCTTTCCCGAAAATCTTGCCGAATGCGACGAAAGCGAGACCATTTATCGAATTGCCGATCATTTCCGCATCCCGGTCACGGAAATCCCCGCCGAGCATACCTATCCCTTTGTCGATGATGATCTCAACAAGCCTCACGAGGATGACCCCTTCTTTTCCATGTTCCAGCCTTTCATGGAAATGTCACTGGCAGCAGCGGGGAAAGATAGGGTGAGCACCATGTTTTACGGGTTTCGCGGCGATGTGGTTTGCGGTGGCAGTGTCGAGGACGTACCTGGAGTGCTGCTCGGAGGGAGGTTTAGCGAAACACGGCGGGTTTTGGCCCGCCTGGCCAGAGTACACGGGCTAGGCCGTCGGCAAGCAGTTGTTCGCTTCCTGCTGCGTCCCTTGCTCTATGACCAGCTAAAAGGCCGTTACCAGGCAGTAATGCTGCCTCCGCTATTTGGAGAGGTGGAAGGGGAGGGAAGTGAGAAAAGAGTTCTCCCGGCACCGGTGCGGCATGCCGAAAGTCATGTGTCTGAAAGCTTTCTGGGCCGGGTGGGGCTGCCTGCGGTTGAGCCCCACTATGAGGCTTCTCGTGTCTGGCCTCGCTATGCGGCGCGTGACCGCTTGATTCATATCAGCTCACCGCTGGTGGCGCGAGGCGTCGGTTATGCCGAACGCGTCACGGCACGGCACGGCATAGGCCTGGCCGACCCCTGGAGTGACCGGAGAATTGCCGACTTCATCCTGGCCTGCCCGCAGCATCTGGTCGGCAACGTATTGGCGTCGAAAAGGATGGCTCGCCGCGCCATGGTAGGCATCATGCCCAGTCAGGCTATTGAATCGATCGGCAAGGTCTCGCCAGAATCTCTCTATATCGAGGCCCTACGGTTCAAGGCCCACGATAAGGTAATGGACCTGCTGACCAACAGTCGCTGTGCTGATCTTGGTTGCATCGACGAGGTAGCCTTGAAAGCGCGCTTCGAGCGTTTCGTGCGCGGTGAGGTGCCGATCTTCGACCTCTGGCCTACGCTTTCTCTCGAGCTTTGGTTGCGTCGTTACTGGGCATGA